The DNA region CGGTCGTGCCGGAGGCTTTCGGGGTGAGCTCGGTGAAGGAGGTGGTTGATCTCTACATGCCGGGCAGTCTGGACGCCTTTATTGTAGAGGGGAACCTATATGGCATCCCGCTGGAGTATAACACCCTCAGCCTGTGGATTCGCAGCGATGCCTATCGCGAGGTAGGCCTGGACCCGAACCAGCCTCCCACGAATTGGGCCATGGCCGGCGAGTATGGCGCCAAGCTCGTCAAGCGCGATGAAAACGGGGCGATGCTGCGTTCTGGTTGGCATTGGCCCTGGAAGAGCAATATTTGGTACATGATCACCTATGTACCCATCCTGCGCCAGGCCGGCGGCGAGATCCTGAACGCAGAAGGGACCCAGTGTATCATTAACGAGCAGCCTGGGGTGGATGCCCTGCAGATCTATGCCGACATGGTGTACAAATATAAATGTGACGATCCTGCCTTCGCCATCGAGAACGACTTCGCCATGGGGCGCTACACGCAGCAGATCTCCGGCATCTACTTCAAGCCCTACGTCGAGCAGGCGAACCCCGAGCTGAAATACGGCGAACACTTCCAGGTCGTGCAACTTCCGCAGATCGAAGGAGGCAAGAAGTCCACAATGCTCTACGCCTGGTGTTGGACGGTGAACCCGGCCTCCAAGATGCAGAAGGAAGCCTGGGAGTGGATCAACTTCATGTCCCAGCACGGCGAGGGGTGGTTCGCCAACGTGGGATACATCCAGCCGCGCAAGGGGTGGCTGGATTCGGAAGTGGCCAAGGCGAACCCGGCCTTGCCGGTATTCCTCAAGGACTTTGAATACGGCCAGTACTTGCCTCGCACGACCAAGTATCAGGAGATCGAGTCCTTGCTGGGCCAAGCCATCGAGCGCTCTTGCATTGAGGGGATGCCTCCCAAGGAGTCGCTCGATATCATGAAGGGAGAGGTGGACAAGTTGCTAGCTAGTTGAGACTAGGGGTAAAGCTTACAGGTGGGCGAAGGCGTTGTCTTCGCCCACCTGTAATAGGAGGTTTTGGTCATCATGTATACGAGGCGTAAGCTTTGGGGGATCGCGTTTGCCACGCCGGCCCTTCTCTACTTTCTAGCTTTTACCGTGTATCCGATGCTGAACTCGTTCTATCTCAGCCTGACCGATTGGAATCTGCTTAGCCCGCCCCAGTTCGTTGGGTTCAAGAATTATGCCAGCCTTCTGGACAATCCTCAGTTCAATCAGGCATTGGCCGCAACGTTATACTACTCGGCAGGAGTGGTCGTGCCCCTGATCATCTTCAGCTTAGCGTTGGCGCTGTTATTGAACCGCCCTATGAGATTGCGCGCCTGGTATCGTGCCGCCTATTTCATCCCTGTGATTATCGAGATGGTGGTAGCTTCCATCATCTGGACCTATGTCTATCACCCGACTTATGGCTTGTATACCCTGTTCACCCGCCCCTTTGGCATCGGCCCGATCAACTGGCTGGCCGACAGCAAATTGGCGATGCCGGCGCTCATCATCTTTAGCTGGTGGAAAGGAACCGGCT from Anaerolineae bacterium includes:
- a CDS encoding extracellular solute-binding protein — translated: MSAQSLVNRRVTRRELLKGALVVGLGGSTLSSALAGCVMPAPAAPGAQPAAQPAPKEKREIVYWAHTFPPAVEFVTKVLIPEWEKKHPNLPIIYETVPHADFEKKLLTALAAGTGPDMYQTWDPNMPLYIGNNRAAAVVPEAFGVSSVKEVVDLYMPGSLDAFIVEGNLYGIPLEYNTLSLWIRSDAYREVGLDPNQPPTNWAMAGEYGAKLVKRDENGAMLRSGWHWPWKSNIWYMITYVPILRQAGGEILNAEGTQCIINEQPGVDALQIYADMVYKYKCDDPAFAIENDFAMGRYTQQISGIYFKPYVEQANPELKYGEHFQVVQLPQIEGGKKSTMLYAWCWTVNPASKMQKEAWEWINFMSQHGEGWFANVGYIQPRKGWLDSEVAKANPALPVFLKDFEYGQYLPRTTKYQEIESLLGQAIERSCIEGMPPKESLDIMKGEVDKLLAS
- a CDS encoding sugar ABC transporter permease; the encoded protein is MYTRRKLWGIAFATPALLYFLAFTVYPMLNSFYLSLTDWNLLSPPQFVGFKNYASLLDNPQFNQALAATLYYSAGVVVPLIIFSLALALLLNRPMRLRAWYRAAYFIPVIIEMVVASIIWTYVYHPTYGLYTLFTRPFGIGPINWLADSKLAMPALIIFSWWKGTGYYMVLFLAGLQNIPDEYYEAAKIDGANSWAQFLHITLPLLKPTTLFVTVVCVIGAFQVFTPALLMTNGGPAGATRVLPLYLYENAFQFLKMGYASAVAVFMFVILIILTLIQLRVFRTEAYF